TTTTCAATAAGTCCAACATAGATAATATCATCATTATCTTTTAATTTTATAGCTTTTAATCCAGAAGTATTTATATTTTTAAATTCACTTAAATTAGTCTTTTTAACAAGTCCCTCTTTAGTGACAAAAATAACTTCATTTTCATTTGAAAAATCTCTAGTTTTTATAATAGCTCTAATTTTCTCATCATCTCTAAGTTTAATAATATTTCCTATCAATCTTCCTCTAGATTGTTTAGAAGTTTCAGGAATCTCATAAACCTTTAAGTTATGAACTCTACCTTGATTTGTAAAAATAAGAAGTGTATCTAGATTTGTAGCTGATTCTATATTTTCAACAAAATCATCTTCTACAGTATTTTGGCTAGCAACTCCTTTTCCACCTCTTCTTTGAGCTTTGTATTTGCTTAGCTCCATTCTTTTTACATATCCTTTATTAGTGAATGTAAGAATTACTTCTTCATCTTTTATTAAGTCCTCTGGACTGATCTCTTTTCTCTCTTTTTCAATTATAGTTTTTCTTTCATCAGAGTATTTTTCTTTTAATTCCTCAAGCTCTTTTTTCATAATTTCATATATTTTAGAATCATGAGCTAAAATATCTCTTAATTCAGAAATATATTTTTCAATCTCTTGATATTCAGCTTCTACTTTATCTCTTTCAAGACCAGTTAATCTTTGAAGTTTCATATCTAGGATAGCTCTAGCTTGAACATCAGTAAATCCATATTTTTCAACTAATTGTTCTCTAGCTTGATTTCCATCAGTAGCTGCTCTAACAAGTTCAATAATTCTGTCAATATTATTAAGAGCTATTCTATATCCTTGTAAAATATGAGCTCTCTTTTCAGCTTTTTCTAGATTGAATTTAGTTCTTCTAGTAATAACTTCAAATCTATGTTTAATGTACTCTTCAATAATTTGTTTTAGGTTTAGAACTTTTGGTGTATTGTTAACAAGAGCTAACATTATAATACCAAATGTACTTTGTAACTCTGTGTATTTATAAAGTTTATTTAAAACTAATTCAGGCTCTTCACCTTTTTTTAATTCAATGACAACTCTTATTCCCTCTCTATCTGATTCATCTCTAAGATCAGATATTCCACCTATTTTCTTTTCCTTAACTAAATCAGCAATTTTCTCTATTAGAGTAGATTTATTAAGCTGATATGGAATTTCTTTTATTATAATATTTATTTTTCCATTTTTCAACTCTTCTGTTTCAATTTTACCTCTGACTCTTACCTTCCCTCTTCCAGTCATATAAGCATCTTTGATACCTTTATCTCCATCAATTATTCCACCAGTA
The window above is part of the uncultured Fusobacterium sp. genome. Proteins encoded here:
- the gyrA gene encoding DNA gyrase subunit A, whose protein sequence is MSNINNRYIEDEMKESYLDYSMSVIVSRALPDVRDGMKPVHRRILFAMNELGMSFDKPYKKSARIVGEVLGKYHPHGDSAVYGTMVRMAQDFNYRYPLISGHGNFGSIDGDSAAAMRYTEARMAKISNELLEDIDKNTIDFRKNFDDSLDEPTVLPAKLPNLLLNGATGIAVGMATNIPPHNLGEIVDGTLALIDNPELTPLDLMEYIKGPDFPTGGIIDGDKGIKDAYMTGRGKVRVRGKIETEELKNGKINIIIKEIPYQLNKSTLIEKIADLVKEKKIGGISDLRDESDREGIRVVIELKKGEEPELVLNKLYKYTELQSTFGIIMLALVNNTPKVLNLKQIIEEYIKHRFEVITRRTKFNLEKAEKRAHILQGYRIALNNIDRIIELVRAATDGNQAREQLVEKYGFTDVQARAILDMKLQRLTGLERDKVEAEYQEIEKYISELRDILAHDSKIYEIMKKELEELKEKYSDERKTIIEKERKEISPEDLIKDEEVILTFTNKGYVKRMELSKYKAQRRGGKGVASQNTVEDDFVENIESATNLDTLLIFTNQGRVHNLKVYEIPETSKQSRGRLIGNIIKLRDDEKIRAIIKTRDFSNENEVIFVTKEGLVKKTNLSEFKNINTSGLKAIKLKDNDDIIYVGLIENIDKEELLIATKDGYSIRFTCEEIRPTGRDTMGVKGLTLREGDTVVSALLVKDPENSSILAITENGYGKRTRIDEYPLQARTGKGVINLRCNPKTGSVVSVLSVTDGEELMAITSSGVVIRIAVEDIVLYGRATQGVIIMKVNGKDEKVVSITRVKSEDSDEELENIEKKSSIKEESITSTEDETSEDEEIIEETVE